A part of Maridesulfovibrio hydrothermalis AM13 = DSM 14728 genomic DNA contains:
- the flgM gene encoding flagellar biosynthesis anti-sigma factor FlgM, with amino-acid sequence MKINQYNQTQLKAYSNNRVKDTVDKAQSQTKSSAPTRDVVNVSSQAKLLGTARQTATDSPDTREQKVRDLREQVREGTYKPDIRKTAMNLVRDEVDFLR; translated from the coding sequence ATGAAGATTAACCAATATAACCAGACTCAGCTCAAGGCCTATTCTAATAATCGGGTTAAGGATACTGTGGACAAGGCTCAGTCCCAGACTAAGTCGTCGGCTCCCACCCGTGATGTGGTTAACGTCTCATCACAGGCTAAGCTACTCGGCACTGCGCGTCAGACAGCAACCGACAGCCCGGATACAAGAGAACAAAAGGTTAGAGATCTAAGAGAGCAGGTTCGCGAAGGCACATACAAGCCGGATATCCGTAAGACGGCTATGAACCTTGTGCGTGATGAAGTAGATTTTCTGCGTTGA
- a CDS encoding DVU0524 family FlgM-associated protein: MANNPAEIRNMLRTYGKQLTSAKRLARFRRALKRSESPDMVTISREARRRELIEKISREIIENLIVAGNENPVVSDILEQLELDFGDRYLFEYPLDGSDVQVLKETPEGVIDLPRDEKAQVMGRLWEITLDKVDRTML, translated from the coding sequence GTGGCTAACAACCCTGCAGAAATAAGAAACATGCTGCGCACATATGGCAAGCAGCTAACCAGCGCCAAGCGACTGGCCCGATTCAGACGTGCTCTGAAGAGGTCCGAGTCTCCTGACATGGTTACTATTTCGCGGGAAGCAAGACGTCGGGAACTGATTGAGAAGATTTCGCGAGAAATTATTGAAAATCTTATCGTAGCGGGTAATGAAAATCCGGTAGTGTCCGATATATTAGAACAGCTGGAACTTGATTTTGGTGACCGCTACTTATTCGAGTACCCTCTCGATGGCAGTGACGTACAAGTTCTAAAAGAAACTCCTGAAGGTGTAATAGACTTACCCAGGGATGAAAAGGCACAGGTCATGGGCAGACTTTGGGAAATCACTCTGGACAAGGTTGACCGGACCATGCTTTGA
- a CDS encoding NAD(+)/NADH kinase produces the protein MSDSQGSVLIVTKSGGGAATELGNEISGWLSARGVRSITVEHPFPPARVNVSEYRENCKLVLVLGGDGTFISTAGVVIDWEVPVLGINHGRVGFLAEVVPEEWETALERFFSNELDISRRTAFEYEIQRGNGIVARGVAVNDLVISRGAVARIISLDISQKGQCIENIRADGLIIATPTGSTAYNVSAGGPLVHPELSVMCITPVCPFLNGIRPMVLPAERQLSIDIAESSGDVYITEDGRVPYPLNKGYRVTIKRHKKDLMLARIRSNTFFQKLRSKGFLTE, from the coding sequence ATGTCTGACAGTCAAGGTTCTGTACTTATAGTAACAAAGTCCGGTGGAGGAGCTGCAACTGAGCTTGGAAATGAAATTTCCGGCTGGCTCAGTGCGCGCGGCGTGAGGTCAATAACTGTTGAGCATCCGTTTCCGCCAGCCCGTGTCAATGTCTCAGAGTACAGGGAGAACTGTAAGCTGGTGCTTGTTCTTGGCGGTGACGGTACTTTTATCAGCACCGCCGGAGTGGTTATTGACTGGGAGGTTCCAGTCCTCGGTATTAATCACGGACGTGTCGGTTTTCTTGCCGAGGTTGTTCCCGAAGAATGGGAAACTGCTCTGGAACGATTTTTCAGCAATGAGCTGGATATTTCACGGCGCACTGCCTTTGAATATGAAATTCAGCGCGGTAACGGGATTGTTGCACGTGGCGTAGCTGTGAATGATCTGGTTATTTCCCGCGGAGCTGTAGCCCGAATTATTTCGCTAGATATCAGTCAGAAAGGGCAGTGTATTGAAAATATCAGGGCTGACGGCCTGATCATAGCTACTCCTACCGGATCAACTGCTTATAATGTTTCTGCCGGCGGTCCGCTGGTGCATCCGGAATTGTCAGTGATGTGCATAACTCCTGTCTGTCCTTTTCTTAACGGCATCAGACCTATGGTACTTCCCGCAGAAAGGCAGCTTAGCATTGATATCGCAGAGTCTTCAGGGGATGTGTATATCACCGAAGACGGACGCGTGCCTTACCCGCTGAATAAGGGGTATCGGGTGACCATTAAAAGACATAAAAAAGATCTCATGCTGGCCCGCATTCGCAGTAATACTTTTTTTCAAAAATTGAGAAGCAAAGGCTTCCTCACGGAGTAA
- a CDS encoding ARMT1-like domain-containing protein — protein sequence MSILPDFTSIKDINYGEDPVFDAWLLHFMTANHLESFMDPMKNASPEQLRFMVALEDDQVFAPCSDWQFKRLVTPGLEADLLKVYVYVWKTLVKLVKTHVSDQYQRRLILNLCRHKFQQALDSSILIPWRLLKGMVTIFLSRSGLDDPYRNRKNILFSRGKAFVESDFFRRAIESCPFPVPKCDCLQDMRFELDMIEMERLFRLASLPDQWSQNLFSGDSCHFSTLYSRDEVDFSSVRKVLNKNETSLKILYLPDETGGLMADLYIIKSLLRQGHSVILSLREGFCFDDPTFWDRDNDPLLAEALKGALFISEDRISKNDLLAALRQNPFVVISDGTRERLNLIRCSVTFARAWKESDLILAKGWGNRRRLIGNTHLFTRDVICFYRTIEGRFKLEFKAKSEKIYKFSEADISAKADKIIAEMQQARAERKAVMFYSGIVGSIPGQVDTAIDVLKTFVAYLRDRLADTYIINPAEHFEEGMDADDLMFMWEKVQRSGFITVWRFQTYADIEKSFELKGQKVPPVWAGKDATYSTGCTKEMHIAQDVQLRHRELQIIGPSSDKFLRRREYGVGRFSDVVIEP from the coding sequence GTGAGCATCCTGCCGGATTTTACTTCTATTAAAGATATTAATTACGGCGAAGACCCGGTATTTGATGCCTGGCTTCTGCATTTTATGACTGCCAATCATTTGGAAAGTTTCATGGACCCCATGAAAAACGCATCTCCTGAACAGTTGCGTTTTATGGTTGCTCTGGAAGATGATCAAGTGTTTGCCCCCTGTTCGGATTGGCAGTTCAAACGTCTGGTCACTCCGGGGCTGGAAGCTGACTTGCTCAAAGTCTACGTCTACGTGTGGAAAACACTGGTCAAACTGGTGAAGACTCATGTTTCCGACCAATATCAGCGCAGACTGATTCTCAATCTCTGCCGACATAAATTCCAACAGGCCCTTGATTCCTCTATTCTTATTCCCTGGCGTCTGCTTAAAGGGATGGTGACTATTTTTCTTTCCCGTTCCGGACTTGATGACCCTTACCGTAACCGGAAAAATATTCTTTTCAGCAGAGGGAAGGCGTTTGTAGAAAGCGATTTTTTCAGGCGTGCAATTGAATCATGTCCGTTTCCTGTTCCGAAATGTGATTGTCTTCAAGATATGCGTTTTGAACTTGATATGATTGAGATGGAAAGGCTTTTCAGGCTGGCAAGTCTTCCCGATCAATGGAGTCAGAATTTGTTTTCCGGCGATTCTTGTCATTTTTCCACTTTGTACTCCAGAGATGAGGTCGATTTTTCATCTGTCCGCAAGGTCTTAAATAAAAATGAAACCAGCCTGAAAATACTATATCTGCCTGATGAAACCGGCGGGCTGATGGCTGACCTGTATATAATTAAGTCTCTGCTGCGGCAGGGACACAGCGTGATTCTTTCTTTGCGTGAAGGCTTCTGCTTTGATGATCCTACTTTCTGGGATCGGGATAATGATCCGCTTCTGGCTGAGGCCCTCAAAGGCGCTCTTTTTATTTCAGAAGACCGGATTTCCAAAAATGACTTGCTGGCAGCTTTGCGGCAGAATCCTTTTGTCGTTATTTCCGATGGAACGAGGGAACGTCTTAACCTTATCCGTTGCAGTGTAACCTTTGCCCGCGCTTGGAAAGAGTCTGATCTTATTCTTGCTAAAGGGTGGGGAAACAGACGCAGGCTTATTGGAAATACTCATCTGTTCACCCGTGATGTGATTTGCTTTTATCGCACCATTGAAGGCAGGTTCAAACTTGAATTTAAAGCCAAGTCAGAAAAAATATATAAATTCAGCGAAGCAGATATTTCAGCCAAAGCTGATAAAATCATAGCCGAAATGCAACAGGCGCGTGCAGAGCGCAAGGCTGTAATGTTCTATAGCGGCATTGTGGGCAGTATTCCCGGCCAGGTTGATACAGCGATTGATGTGCTTAAGACTTTTGTTGCTTATCTCAGGGATCGTCTTGCTGATACATATATAATAAATCCGGCAGAGCACTTTGAAGAAGGGATGGATGCTGACGATCTTATGTTTATGTGGGAAAAAGTTCAGCGTAGCGGATTTATTACCGTCTGGAGATTTCAGACTTATGCTGACATTGAAAAAAGCTTTGAGCTTAAAGGGCAGAAAGTTCCTCCGGTCTGGGCCGGTAAAGATGCAACTTATTCTACCGGCTGTACCAAAGAAATGCATATTGCTCAGGATGTGCAGTTGCGGCATCGTGAATTGCAGATCATCGGCCCCAGTTCTGATAAATTTCTGCGTAGACGTGAATACGGCGTTGGCAGATTCAGCGATGTAGTAATTGAGCCGTAA
- a CDS encoding MltA domain-containing protein: MKRLFSNLKVLVVFCLFFALLCGCATKIKYPSQKRIVKSGAGTKAWKSKRPGSKIISGPVRYAKMTQHSSELAARRLAASSQDMRSWRKLGPQIRKSIEYIQRNPSGGFALKRKELRLTWGQLRRSLEDLERLLPRLDKNPELLGRYFVWYELQSGAEMTGYYTPVIDASLTKTGPYKYPVYRVPPDLRKARPGQTHPWSEQLRKAYRVENGKILPYHSRRAIDINKVLAGRGLEVAWLKDPVDLFYMHVQGGGVLRLPDGRYRTAVFSGTNGLSFSGLGSIMYRKGVLPKSQLSREKIKRYLLNNPGRMWELMAENKSYIFFKITRGQPLGAIGKPLMSKVSLATDPKLIPLGSIVSFRTDIYPEKGRPSRRVNGVGLAQDTGKAIRGARLDYYIGTGNQFKYAAHHLKTKVPVYLLVSRSALRR, from the coding sequence ATGAAAAGATTATTTTCAAATTTAAAGGTATTGGTGGTTTTCTGCCTGTTTTTTGCCTTGCTCTGCGGCTGTGCAACCAAAATTAAATACCCGTCTCAAAAGAGGATTGTTAAATCAGGGGCCGGTACCAAAGCATGGAAGAGCAAACGGCCGGGCAGTAAAATAATTTCCGGTCCGGTCCGGTATGCAAAAATGACTCAGCATTCTTCGGAGCTTGCAGCCAGAAGGCTCGCAGCCTCCTCTCAGGATATGAGGTCATGGCGCAAGTTAGGGCCGCAGATCCGTAAATCCATTGAATATATCCAGCGCAACCCCTCTGGGGGATTTGCCTTGAAACGCAAAGAGCTGCGTTTAACATGGGGACAGCTGCGCAGATCGCTTGAAGATTTGGAAAGACTTCTGCCCAGACTTGATAAAAATCCGGAGTTGCTTGGAAGATATTTTGTCTGGTACGAACTCCAGTCCGGTGCGGAGATGACCGGATATTATACTCCGGTGATTGATGCCAGTCTTACTAAGACAGGTCCGTACAAATATCCTGTTTACAGAGTTCCGCCGGATCTGCGTAAAGCACGTCCGGGGCAGACCCATCCGTGGTCTGAACAGCTTCGCAAAGCTTATCGGGTTGAAAACGGGAAGATTCTCCCTTATCATTCCCGCCGGGCTATCGATATTAACAAGGTTCTTGCCGGAAGAGGGCTGGAAGTTGCGTGGCTTAAAGATCCTGTGGATCTGTTTTACATGCATGTACAGGGGGGCGGAGTTTTACGACTTCCCGACGGAAGATACCGTACTGCTGTTTTCAGCGGGACAAACGGACTTTCTTTCAGCGGGCTGGGGAGTATCATGTACCGCAAAGGCGTGCTTCCCAAAAGTCAGCTTTCACGGGAAAAGATCAAAAGATATCTTCTTAATAATCCCGGCAGAATGTGGGAGCTGATGGCTGAAAATAAGAGTTACATTTTTTTCAAGATAACCCGCGGTCAGCCGCTGGGGGCAATCGGTAAGCCTTTGATGTCAAAGGTCAGCCTTGCCACTGATCCAAAGCTGATTCCGTTGGGTTCAATTGTTTCTTTCCGCACCGATATTTATCCTGAAAAGGGCCGGCCTTCGCGCAGGGTAAACGGTGTGGGACTGGCGCAGGATACCGGAAAGGCTATCCGCGGTGCGCGTCTGGATTATTATATAGGTACCGGCAATCAATTTAAATATGCTGCTCACCACCTTAAAACGAAGGTTCCTGTGTATTTACTTGTCAGCCGGTCAGCATTGCGAAGATAA
- the gatB gene encoding Asp-tRNA(Asn)/Glu-tRNA(Gln) amidotransferase subunit GatB → MVQFETVIGLEVHAQLKTNTKIFCGCSTEFGKEPNENVCEVCSGMPGVLPVLNEKVMEYAAKMGLATDCTVNQKSIFARKNYFYPDLPKGYQISQFDLPICEHGHLDIVFEDADGNPREKRIGITRIHMEEDAGKNIHSAAENASFVDLNRTGVPLIEIVSEPDMRSADEAVAYLKALRSILLYLGICDGNLEEGSFRCDANISVRPFGQEEFGTRAELKNINSFRNIHKAIRYEVGRQIDLIEDGEEVIQETRLYDADKGTTHSMRGKADAHDYRYYPDPDLVPIVITDDWLADWQSSLPELPAERKRRFIEDFAMSGDDADLITSEKDVADYFEAVLDAYNEPKKVVNWIKGDFLREINQSGMKISDCKFKPEMMAKLVQLVDKDTISIKIGKDIFAEIFAEGLDPEKFVNDKGLVQISDSSSLEAVVDKVLADNPAEVEAFKGGKKKLMSFFMGQIMKETRGKANPGMVGKMISEKLS, encoded by the coding sequence ATGGTTCAGTTTGAAACAGTCATCGGGCTTGAGGTTCACGCCCAGCTTAAGACAAATACTAAAATATTCTGCGGGTGCTCCACTGAATTCGGAAAAGAACCCAACGAAAATGTGTGCGAAGTTTGTTCCGGTATGCCCGGAGTTCTTCCGGTGCTCAATGAAAAGGTGATGGAATACGCCGCTAAAATGGGGCTGGCTACCGATTGCACCGTCAATCAGAAATCAATTTTTGCCCGTAAAAACTATTTTTATCCCGATCTTCCAAAAGGCTATCAGATTTCACAGTTCGATCTGCCTATCTGCGAACACGGGCATTTAGATATCGTTTTTGAGGATGCTGATGGCAACCCCAGAGAAAAACGGATCGGCATCACTCGCATCCATATGGAAGAAGATGCAGGTAAGAATATCCACTCCGCAGCGGAAAATGCAAGCTTTGTGGATCTCAACCGTACCGGCGTGCCGCTTATCGAAATAGTAAGCGAGCCGGATATGCGCAGTGCTGATGAAGCTGTTGCCTACCTGAAAGCATTGCGCAGTATTCTGCTCTATCTCGGAATCTGCGACGGTAACCTTGAGGAAGGATCATTCCGCTGTGATGCTAATATTTCTGTACGTCCTTTCGGGCAGGAAGAATTCGGAACCCGTGCTGAGCTGAAAAACATCAACTCTTTCCGCAATATTCATAAAGCAATCCGTTACGAAGTCGGCCGCCAGATCGATCTGATAGAGGACGGTGAAGAAGTTATACAGGAAACCCGTCTGTATGATGCTGACAAAGGTACAACCCATTCCATGCGCGGTAAAGCTGATGCCCACGATTATCGTTACTACCCTGATCCGGATCTGGTTCCGATTGTCATCACAGATGATTGGCTTGCAGATTGGCAGTCATCACTTCCTGAACTTCCGGCTGAACGGAAAAGACGTTTTATTGAAGACTTTGCTATGAGCGGGGACGATGCCGACCTGATTACTTCTGAAAAAGATGTTGCAGATTATTTTGAAGCAGTTCTTGACGCTTACAACGAACCCAAAAAAGTAGTGAACTGGATTAAAGGTGATTTTTTACGCGAAATCAACCAGTCCGGCATGAAAATCAGCGATTGCAAGTTTAAGCCGGAGATGATGGCTAAGCTGGTGCAGCTGGTTGATAAAGACACCATCAGCATAAAAATCGGTAAAGATATTTTTGCTGAAATTTTTGCCGAAGGACTTGATCCTGAAAAGTTCGTCAATGACAAAGGTCTGGTTCAGATTTCTGATTCTTCAAGTCTTGAAGCCGTGGTCGATAAAGTGCTGGCTGACAACCCCGCTGAAGTGGAAGCTTTCAAGGGGGGCAAGAAAAAGCTGATGAGTTTCTTCATGGGGCAGATCATGAAGGAAACCAGAGGCAAGGCCAATCCCGGCATGGTAGGAAAAATGATTTCAGAAAAACTTTCATAA
- the mtnA gene encoding S-methyl-5-thioribose-1-phosphate isomerase, with translation MTEHIQFSPEKDALVLLDQRYLPTREDWFDCKTTDDIVEALIVMVVRGAPAIGVTAAYGCYLAGREVAGNSDWKVELEKNLDKIENARPTAVNLRWAVREMKRVWQESGDVSLDELCAVWLKRAKEIHVDDIRMCEDIGKFGGELMDDGDTIMTHCNAGALATAGYGTALGVVHGAVDQGKKVQVIANETRPFLQGARLTAYELHRDGIPVKVACDNACALLMKKGLVQKVVVGADRIAANGDAVNKIGTYGVALLAREFGIPFYVAAPVYTIDPETPTGDDVPIEDRTPTEVTHIGEHRITPEGVEVFNFAFDSTPNELIAGIITEKGVLRPPYIEAIKKLYSEED, from the coding sequence ATGACAGAGCATATTCAGTTTTCTCCGGAAAAAGACGCCCTGGTATTGCTGGACCAGCGTTATCTGCCGACCCGCGAGGATTGGTTTGATTGCAAAACAACCGATGATATCGTTGAGGCTCTTATTGTTATGGTTGTACGCGGCGCTCCAGCCATCGGCGTAACCGCAGCTTACGGCTGCTATCTTGCTGGCCGTGAAGTGGCCGGAAACAGCGACTGGAAAGTAGAGCTTGAAAAGAATCTTGATAAAATTGAAAATGCCCGTCCTACAGCTGTAAATCTGCGCTGGGCTGTGCGTGAAATGAAAAGAGTCTGGCAGGAGTCCGGGGATGTATCTCTTGATGAACTGTGCGCTGTCTGGCTTAAGCGTGCCAAGGAAATCCATGTGGACGATATCCGCATGTGTGAAGATATAGGAAAATTCGGCGGCGAGCTTATGGATGATGGTGATACCATCATGACTCATTGTAATGCCGGAGCACTTGCAACCGCAGGGTATGGAACAGCACTTGGTGTTGTGCACGGAGCTGTTGATCAGGGCAAAAAAGTTCAGGTCATCGCCAATGAAACCCGTCCATTTCTTCAGGGTGCAAGGCTTACCGCATACGAACTGCATCGTGACGGTATCCCTGTAAAGGTGGCCTGTGACAACGCTTGTGCTCTGCTTATGAAAAAAGGGCTGGTTCAGAAAGTTGTTGTAGGCGCTGACAGAATCGCTGCCAACGGTGATGCTGTAAACAAAATCGGAACCTACGGTGTGGCTCTTCTGGCTCGTGAGTTCGGTATTCCATTTTATGTGGCAGCTCCGGTTTATACCATCGATCCCGAAACACCCACCGGTGACGATGTGCCCATTGAAGACCGCACCCCCACGGAAGTAACCCACATCGGTGAGCACAGAATCACCCCCGAAGGTGTGGAGGTTTTCAACTTTGCGTTCGATTCAACTCCCAATGAACTTATCGCCGGGATTATCACTGAAAAGGGTGTGCTCAGACCTCCCTACATTGAAGCTATTAAAAAGCTTTACAGTGAAGAAGATTAA
- the der gene encoding ribosome biogenesis GTPase Der, translated as MLPTIALVGRPNVGKSTLFNRLLRKKRALTHDMPGITRDRIYAEGHFEGVQYALIDTGGLVMESDNDSEEFQGDIFEQAREAIEEAHALILVVDGRAGLTPLDEQVAAYIRQSNKPILVLVNKVDGSELEAPALSEFHCLGFEVMPVSAEHGYNLMALREKVAQMAEDTGLKPEEEDDEAKGLKIAMLGRPNAGKSSMVNALTGEERVIVSDIAGTTRDSVDVTFESGGKIFTFVDTAGVRRRTNIKGSIERFSVIRALKSSSKADVTVMVIDAMGGLAKQDKRLLDFLIKEATPFIIAVNKIDLVSKAERAELRAGFERALRFANHVPVIYTSCISKSGLGGILPLAAKLKKECSLRVSTGQLNRIMKDVIEKHQPPIVKRRRAKFKYLTQADDEPPTFVFFINDERLIKPTYHRFLENKLRKILNVKIAPLNIVFRSTFRKKEDIVHK; from the coding sequence ATGCTGCCAACTATTGCATTAGTAGGACGTCCTAACGTCGGAAAATCCACATTATTTAATAGATTGCTTAGAAAAAAACGTGCGCTTACGCACGACATGCCCGGTATAACCCGTGACCGTATTTATGCCGAAGGACATTTTGAGGGCGTTCAATATGCCCTGATCGATACCGGTGGGCTGGTCATGGAAAGCGATAATGATTCTGAAGAATTTCAGGGTGATATCTTCGAGCAGGCCAGAGAAGCAATCGAAGAAGCTCACGCGCTTATTTTGGTTGTTGATGGCCGCGCAGGTCTTACTCCTCTTGATGAGCAGGTCGCCGCATATATCCGCCAGAGTAACAAGCCGATTCTGGTTCTGGTAAACAAGGTTGATGGCTCCGAGCTTGAAGCTCCTGCTTTGTCTGAGTTTCATTGCCTCGGTTTTGAGGTTATGCCTGTTTCGGCAGAGCATGGTTACAATCTTATGGCTCTGCGTGAGAAAGTTGCTCAGATGGCAGAAGATACCGGTCTTAAGCCTGAAGAAGAGGATGATGAGGCCAAAGGTCTTAAGATTGCTATGCTTGGCCGTCCTAATGCCGGAAAGTCTTCCATGGTCAATGCTTTGACCGGAGAAGAAAGAGTTATCGTAAGCGATATTGCCGGAACTACCCGGGATAGCGTTGACGTTACTTTTGAAAGCGGTGGCAAGATTTTCACATTTGTGGATACAGCCGGAGTGCGTCGCAGGACCAACATCAAAGGTTCCATTGAAAGATTCAGTGTTATCAGAGCCCTTAAAAGCAGCAGTAAGGCCGATGTTACCGTTATGGTGATTGATGCTATGGGCGGACTTGCCAAACAGGATAAAAGATTGCTCGACTTTTTGATCAAAGAAGCAACTCCGTTTATCATTGCGGTAAACAAAATTGATCTTGTTTCGAAGGCGGAGCGAGCAGAACTTCGTGCCGGTTTTGAAAGAGCACTTCGCTTTGCGAACCATGTACCTGTTATTTATACCTCCTGTATTTCCAAGTCCGGTCTCGGCGGAATACTTCCGCTGGCTGCAAAGCTTAAAAAAGAGTGCTCCCTGAGAGTGTCCACCGGGCAGCTTAACAGGATCATGAAAGACGTTATTGAGAAGCATCAGCCTCCTATTGTGAAACGCAGAAGAGCAAAATTTAAATATCTTACTCAGGCTGACGATGAACCGCCAACCTTTGTATTCTTCATTAACGATGAAAGGTTGATCAAACCTACTTATCATCGTTTCCTTGAGAATAAGCTCAGAAAAATTCTGAACGTGAAAATAGCTCCACTGAATATTGTTTTTCGCTCTACTTTCAGAAAGAAAGAAGACATAGTTCATAAATAA
- a CDS encoding response regulator, translating into MLNLVGVVIADDHALVREGLKTILKSQPGINVLGMAENGEEAVRLCKRLNPDIVLMDLSMPVKSGVQAIQELAGIGKTKILALTAHDESTHIFSALDAGASGYVLKTSSSEELMMAIRTVIEGKVYLAPDISGEVARGFLRKERNRGCDKLDTLTNREREILKHVLDGYKNREIADLLIISVKTVEKHRSNMMKKLGLRSISEVRAYGEELKEKGIFL; encoded by the coding sequence ATGCTTAATCTGGTTGGAGTTGTCATAGCTGACGACCATGCGTTGGTCAGGGAAGGGCTTAAGACTATTTTGAAGTCTCAGCCGGGCATTAATGTGCTCGGTATGGCGGAGAATGGTGAAGAGGCTGTGCGTCTGTGTAAACGGCTTAATCCTGATATTGTTCTTATGGACCTGTCGATGCCCGTGAAAAGCGGAGTACAGGCCATACAGGAACTTGCAGGTATTGGTAAGACAAAGATTCTTGCTCTTACAGCCCATGATGAATCTACACATATTTTTTCGGCCCTTGATGCCGGTGCGAGCGGATACGTATTAAAGACCTCGTCCAGTGAAGAGCTGATGATGGCGATTCGTACTGTCATTGAAGGCAAAGTTTATCTTGCTCCGGATATTTCAGGTGAAGTGGCCAGAGGATTTCTGCGAAAAGAGCGTAATAGAGGGTGTGATAAACTTGATACCTTGACCAATCGCGAGCGTGAGATTCTCAAGCATGTTTTAGACGGATATAAGAATCGCGAAATTGCGGATTTGCTGATCATCAGCGTTAAAACTGTAGAAAAGCATCGTTCAAATATGATGAAGAAACTTGGATTGAGATCAATATCTGAAGTAAGAGCTTATGGTGAAGAGTTGAAAGAAAAAGGCATTTTTCTGTAG
- a CDS encoding tyrosine-type recombinase/integrase codes for MLTEKEIKALKGLEKNKKYFDAHGLYIEVTPKSRKYWRYKYRFKKKEKRISLGVYPQISLKEARLKRNDAAAILAEGKDPALFFSKGRKAEVVSSEHNTFYTVSREWFQKNETRWSASHAKDVKARLEKNVYPFIGDIPVEEIQPIDVLNALRKVEARGSHEVAHRTLGICGMVFRYAVAACMVKSDPCRDLKGALTPPKKGNYAAITDHKEIGALMRSIFGYNHTKLIKCATLFSAYTFCRQKEIRNAKWSEIDFKEAIWVIPGEKMKMKLDHIVPLSRQCLEILEQMAPISKHCSEFIFPSIRTNSRPISDGSVNIALRSMGYSKEQMTAHGFRAMASTRLYEMNRYRGEVIERQLAHTERNKVKAAYNRAEYFEERKAMMQEWADYLDAAAKEF; via the coding sequence ATGTTAACCGAAAAAGAGATCAAGGCCCTGAAAGGGCTTGAGAAAAATAAAAAATATTTTGATGCTCATGGATTATACATTGAAGTAACCCCAAAAAGCAGGAAATATTGGCGCTATAAATACCGCTTCAAAAAAAAGGAAAAAAGAATCTCCTTAGGAGTATACCCTCAGATTAGTTTAAAAGAGGCCAGACTCAAAAGAAATGATGCTGCGGCTATATTGGCTGAAGGTAAAGATCCTGCACTTTTTTTTTCAAAAGGACGTAAAGCGGAAGTTGTTTCTTCTGAACATAATACTTTTTATACGGTCTCTAGAGAATGGTTTCAAAAAAATGAAACAAGGTGGTCCGCCAGCCACGCTAAAGATGTAAAGGCTAGGCTTGAGAAAAATGTTTATCCTTTTATTGGCGACATACCCGTCGAAGAAATTCAACCTATTGATGTTCTTAACGCCCTACGTAAAGTTGAAGCGAGAGGATCTCATGAGGTAGCACATAGGACCTTAGGGATATGTGGTATGGTTTTCAGGTATGCTGTTGCCGCATGCATGGTGAAAAGTGATCCATGTCGCGATTTAAAAGGGGCATTAACGCCCCCCAAGAAAGGAAATTATGCTGCAATTACTGACCATAAAGAAATAGGAGCTTTAATGCGGTCTATTTTTGGTTACAATCACACCAAGCTTATTAAATGTGCAACCTTGTTTTCAGCCTATACTTTTTGCAGGCAAAAAGAGATCAGAAACGCCAAGTGGTCTGAGATAGATTTTAAAGAAGCTATATGGGTTATTCCCGGCGAAAAAATGAAAATGAAATTAGATCACATTGTACCTTTATCTCGACAATGTCTTGAAATCCTTGAACAGATGGCCCCTATATCCAAGCACTGTAGTGAATTTATTTTTCCTTCAATACGGACCAATTCAAGGCCTATCAGTGATGGAAGCGTTAATATAGCCCTGCGAAGTATGGGATATTCTAAAGAACAAATGACTGCTCATGGTTTCAGAGCCATGGCCTCTACACGACTGTACGAGATGAACAGGTATCGTGGTGAAGTTATTGAGCGGCAACTAGCCCATACAGAACGAAACAAAGTAAAAGCTGCGTATAACAGAGCTGAATACTTTGAAGAACGGAAAGCAATGATGCAGGAATGGGCTGATTATCTCGATGCTGCAGCAAAAGAATTTTAG
- a CDS encoding helix-turn-helix transcriptional regulator, giving the protein MNKATNCPDRFINITEVCQMFGISRTTVYRDIQAGVLPQPMKIGRRSRWSQNELEKIQEQIKNKTAA; this is encoded by the coding sequence ATGAATAAAGCAACAAACTGCCCTGACAGATTCATCAATATTACCGAAGTTTGCCAGATGTTCGGTATATCGCGTACAACCGTTTACCGTGATATTCAAGCTGGAGTATTGCCACAGCCTATGAAGATAGGTCGTCGTTCCCGCTGGTCACAGAACGAGCTAGAAAAAATTCAGGAACAAATTAAAAATAAAACGGCGGCCTAA